A region of Falsibacillus albus DNA encodes the following proteins:
- a CDS encoding metal-dependent hydrolase: MNGTAHMTVGAATGFIVANSFGSTPGTTAALVGIGGVAGLMPDLDVDGKLSNKVTFSPKMIRAVAQIIGFLMMLYSYLQGVGTERWLGVGYGAAMMALSSFITQRRMLTITGIGVIACGWQLNETWLWLLGIYILGASLVSHRTYTHSVLGVIYFSIVARHLDSYLMMNGVYEACMVGYCSHLIGDMKFLPFNKRGVKLFLPLSSKEI; encoded by the coding sequence TTGAACGGTACAGCACATATGACAGTGGGAGCAGCAACGGGATTCATTGTGGCCAATTCATTTGGATCCACTCCAGGCACGACGGCAGCACTTGTCGGAATCGGCGGTGTAGCAGGATTGATGCCTGACTTGGACGTTGACGGCAAGCTTTCTAATAAAGTAACCTTTTCACCGAAAATGATCCGGGCCGTCGCCCAAATCATCGGCTTCTTGATGATGTTGTACAGCTACCTGCAAGGAGTGGGAACTGAGCGCTGGCTCGGCGTCGGATATGGAGCGGCGATGATGGCGTTAAGTAGCTTCATCACCCAGAGGAGGATGCTGACCATCACCGGCATCGGTGTGATCGCATGCGGCTGGCAGCTGAACGAAACATGGCTGTGGCTCTTAGGTATCTACATACTAGGGGCTTCGCTCGTTTCGCATCGAACATATACGCACTCCGTCCTCGGGGTGATTTACTTTAGTATTGTCGCGCGCCACTTGGATTCCTATTTAATGATGAATGGGGTATATGAAGCATGCATGGTCGGGTACTGCAGTCATCTGATCGGGGATATGAAATTCCTTCCTTTCAATAAACGAGGAGTCAAACTGTTCCTCCCATTATCATCGAAAGAAATATAG
- a CDS encoding vWA domain-containing protein gives MKIATRMLSVTIILLLALGACDSKNDSKNEQHNSQKTSETNKSNPTDDQNSTPSSGDGEVNAQPLPSTYTELASLKMGEHADIDPKLNESEKVVNTFSKLPDIKDNPSHNKLDQFYNELLKMVQQDYKGPEEAIKRLKFEAIGSPEIEDPRYQFKDNLNVEIILDASGSMAQKINGTSKMDTAKSTIMNFVKELPKGAKVGIRVYGNKGSNSDSDKQLSCNSSDVMYPISAFDSNQFQSALGKIKPTGWTPIALALNQAQKDLTNYEGNKNTNIVYLVSDGISTCDDDPIKAAKQLYDSNISPIINVIGFDVDSKGENQLQQIANTTEGIYQTVSDENELQKEFERINDLAKRWEDWKKHNTQKIDLKHMQNNLDIFSYTTEEEMKAVNEGTRIGIILSMLKEDKKMSSESLLYLKDKNREYHQWIRDEIQKFNEQLKSMNDKNYAEAIKELEDKYQKNKQ, from the coding sequence GTGAAGATCGCAACAAGAATGTTATCAGTGACAATAATATTGCTGTTGGCACTAGGTGCCTGCGATAGTAAGAATGATTCTAAAAATGAGCAGCATAATTCGCAGAAAACGAGTGAAACGAACAAAAGTAACCCAACAGATGACCAAAATTCCACACCTTCAAGTGGAGATGGAGAGGTAAATGCACAGCCTTTACCCAGCACATATACAGAACTTGCAAGTTTAAAGATGGGTGAACATGCTGACATTGACCCTAAATTGAATGAGTCTGAAAAAGTTGTAAACACTTTCTCGAAATTACCAGACATAAAAGACAATCCATCACATAATAAACTTGATCAGTTTTATAATGAACTGCTAAAAATGGTCCAACAAGATTATAAAGGACCAGAAGAAGCAATAAAGAGATTAAAGTTTGAAGCTATAGGCAGTCCTGAGATAGAAGACCCGCGATATCAATTTAAAGACAACTTAAATGTAGAGATTATTTTAGATGCTTCTGGAAGTATGGCACAAAAAATTAACGGGACTTCAAAAATGGATACGGCTAAATCGACCATTATGAACTTTGTGAAAGAACTACCTAAAGGGGCTAAAGTTGGAATCCGAGTTTATGGCAACAAAGGCAGCAATTCCGATTCAGATAAACAGTTATCCTGCAATAGCAGTGACGTTATGTACCCCATATCAGCATTTGACTCTAATCAATTTCAATCTGCATTAGGGAAGATTAAACCAACAGGTTGGACACCGATAGCATTAGCACTTAATCAAGCCCAAAAAGACCTTACTAACTACGAAGGAAATAAAAACACTAATATTGTATACCTTGTCAGCGATGGGATTTCGACTTGTGATGATGATCCGATAAAAGCAGCGAAACAACTCTATGATTCAAATATTTCGCCCATTATTAATGTGATTGGATTTGATGTTGACAGCAAGGGTGAAAATCAGCTTCAACAAATCGCGAATACTACTGAAGGAATTTATCAAACAGTTTCTGATGAAAATGAATTGCAAAAAGAGTTTGAAAGAATTAATGATCTGGCAAAGCGGTGGGAAGATTGGAAGAAACACAACACGCAGAAAATTGATCTCAAACACATGCAAAATAATTTAGATATATTCAGCTATACCACAGAAGAAGAAATGAAAGCTGTAAATGAAGGGACCAGAATAGGAATTATTCTTTCAATGCTGAAAGAAGATAAAAAAATGTCGAGTGAATCATTACTATATTTAAAGGATAAAAATCGGGAATATCATCAGTGGATAAGAGATGAAATTCAAAAGTTCAACGAACAATTAAAAAGCATGAACGACAAGAATTATGCAGAAGCAATAAAAGAACTCGAAGACAAATATCAAAAAAATAAACAATAG
- the abc-f gene encoding ribosomal protection-like ABC-F family protein, with the protein MTMVIQGKGLQKSFGEREILRDVQFDIRKGEKIGLVGWNGAGKSTFVKIIMDMMKPEKGSVTMSPANLKIGYLPQSTDYSLSLDSELLNDGEKLLETSKLLGLPKDRLDEEEFPHLSGGEKLKLSLAKIWANSPEFLILDEPTNHLDMQGVGWLIDEMRSYSGAAIIISHDRYFLDETVSKIFELEDGVLTVYEGNYSGYRQEKQIRYEQHKRDYEKQQRKVEMIEKQMTNLKEWSAKAHRQAGKGGSNSENRQMGLREFERAKAKKTDNQVKSKMKRLNLELSKNEVKKPKEEKSVTFQFESDIKRGKRILEAKGIKKQFDSRVLFDKSSFYIKHGERIGLLGSNGAGKTTFINILLEKEPLTSGDLWISESTKCAYLSQDVSDLPSEKTPLEYLDLTEKNLQTKARTLISTMGIGQEILAKPISQLSLGERTRIKLIQMILMEYDLLILDEPTNHLDLPSREELERTLSTFTGTLIIVSHDRYLIEKLCTKLLVIENGRIHPYEIGLKEYEERKKNVHSQEERNVLEELALVETKMTELLGKISYLVKDTEEYNRIDMELSACMNAKRELKKLL; encoded by the coding sequence ATGACAATGGTCATACAAGGAAAAGGATTGCAGAAAAGTTTTGGAGAACGGGAAATCCTGCGGGATGTTCAATTTGATATACGAAAAGGGGAGAAGATCGGCCTCGTCGGCTGGAATGGTGCTGGGAAGTCGACGTTTGTGAAAATCATTATGGACATGATGAAGCCTGAAAAAGGATCTGTGACGATGTCGCCTGCGAACTTGAAAATCGGCTACTTGCCGCAGTCGACGGATTATTCATTGTCGCTTGATTCTGAACTGTTGAATGATGGGGAGAAGTTATTGGAGACCAGCAAGCTGCTTGGCCTGCCTAAAGATCGATTGGATGAAGAGGAGTTCCCGCATTTAAGCGGGGGAGAAAAGCTGAAGTTGTCCCTTGCGAAAATTTGGGCGAATTCTCCGGAGTTCTTAATCTTGGATGAACCGACCAACCACTTGGATATGCAGGGGGTGGGCTGGCTGATCGATGAGATGAGAAGCTACTCGGGGGCAGCCATTATCATTTCTCATGACCGCTATTTTTTAGACGAAACCGTATCGAAAATATTTGAGCTGGAAGATGGAGTGCTCACGGTATACGAGGGGAATTACTCGGGTTATCGCCAGGAGAAGCAAATAAGGTACGAACAGCATAAACGGGATTATGAAAAGCAGCAGCGGAAAGTAGAGATGATTGAAAAGCAGATGACCAACTTAAAAGAATGGTCTGCGAAGGCCCATCGCCAAGCGGGGAAGGGAGGATCAAATTCGGAAAACCGCCAGATGGGGCTGCGTGAATTCGAGCGGGCCAAGGCAAAGAAAACGGACAATCAGGTAAAGTCTAAGATGAAACGGCTGAATCTTGAATTATCGAAGAACGAAGTGAAAAAGCCGAAAGAAGAGAAATCTGTTACGTTTCAATTTGAATCAGACATAAAGCGGGGAAAACGGATCCTCGAAGCAAAAGGAATCAAAAAACAGTTCGACAGCCGCGTGCTGTTTGATAAAAGCAGCTTTTATATAAAGCATGGGGAAAGAATCGGCTTGCTTGGATCTAATGGAGCAGGCAAAACGACATTTATCAATATACTGCTTGAGAAAGAGCCCCTTACTAGCGGCGATCTGTGGATCAGTGAATCTACGAAATGTGCTTACCTATCGCAGGATGTCAGCGACCTGCCAAGCGAAAAGACACCGTTAGAATATTTAGATCTAACGGAGAAGAATCTGCAGACGAAAGCCAGAACCCTCATTTCGACTATGGGGATCGGGCAGGAAATCCTGGCGAAGCCCATTTCGCAGTTAAGTCTTGGGGAGCGGACGCGGATCAAGCTCATTCAGATGATCCTAATGGAATATGACTTGTTGATTTTAGATGAGCCGACCAACCATCTGGATTTGCCGAGCAGGGAAGAGCTGGAGAGAACGCTCAGTACGTTTACCGGCACCCTGATCATCGTATCGCATGACCGATATTTGATCGAGAAGTTGTGTACGAAATTACTGGTCATTGAAAATGGAAGGATTCATCCTTATGAAATAGGGTTGAAGGAATACGAGGAACGAAAAAAGAACGTGCATTCACAAGAAGAACGAAATGTCCTCGAGGAGCTTGCCCTGGTGGAAACAAAAATGACGGAACTTCTGGGCAAAATTAGCTACTTGGTAAAAGATACAGAGGAATATAATCGAATCGATATGGAACTTTCTGCGTGTATGAATGCGAAGCGTGAATTGAAGAAGCTTTTATGA
- a CDS encoding SAF domain-containing protein: protein MLESKRRAAIFLLLAFILAAAAGYLVLDKVKSLNSELGGMTKIYIAKDDIPPRTPITESQIGVMEIPNRFVVENSYITDKGDLAGKVSVVSLSEGEIITQNMLKPISNLRNENNRLVAIQMSDKIQFDQEIKALDRVDIVVSVDDNGKKTTKYFLRDVPVDWAQGKGKNFAGIAVEVSAEDAPKLIHMENYADKIRILKANVGKEEAGTEQAAVDESSEITTDANGDQKDSEKQPAGKTETKKPAPATTTNKSKSKKP from the coding sequence ATGTTAGAGTCGAAGCGAAGAGCAGCCATCTTTTTACTATTAGCATTTATTTTAGCAGCTGCAGCAGGTTATTTAGTGTTGGACAAAGTGAAATCCCTGAATTCTGAACTCGGGGGGATGACGAAGATCTACATTGCAAAAGACGATATTCCCCCAAGGACACCTATTACAGAAAGCCAGATTGGTGTCATGGAAATCCCGAATCGTTTTGTTGTAGAGAATTCTTATATAACCGACAAAGGTGATTTGGCAGGCAAGGTTTCAGTCGTTTCATTATCAGAAGGGGAGATCATCACCCAGAATATGCTGAAGCCGATTTCGAATTTAAGAAATGAGAATAATAGATTGGTTGCCATTCAGATGTCTGACAAAATCCAATTCGACCAAGAAATCAAAGCGCTCGACCGGGTGGATATCGTTGTTTCGGTAGATGATAACGGAAAGAAAACAACAAAATACTTTTTACGGGATGTCCCAGTAGACTGGGCACAAGGAAAAGGCAAGAACTTTGCAGGAATAGCTGTCGAGGTCAGTGCAGAGGATGCTCCAAAGTTAATCCACATGGAAAATTATGCAGACAAAATCCGGATCCTGAAAGCGAATGTTGGTAAAGAGGAAGCAGGAACTGAACAAGCGGCTGTTGATGAAAGCAGTGAAATTACCACAGATGCCAATGGTGATCAAAAGGATTCAGAGAAACAGCCGGCCGGAAAAACGGAAACGAAAAAACCGGCTCCAGCCACAACGACAAACAAATCCAAATCAAAGAAACCTTAA
- a CDS encoding CpaF family protein, which yields MSSLFEKRKEKFVQKKSTSYHYENHLVDDLVEHYKARLLRDTNLEALTQLSQGEMRLKIEQLVSQFMSEEKVIISRNDKELLITRILDESVGFGPLEPLINDASITEILINGYQEVYVERLGKLVLSDVKFRDDDHVRHIVDRIVAPLGRRIDESSPMVDARLPDGSRVNAVISPISLNGTLVSIRKFRSEPFQVEDLLNFNSLNSVMATFMEGVVKAKMNTLISGGTGSGKTTLLNVIAASIPFGERVITIEDSAELRLDRPNVVGMEARPANVEGKGEISIRSLVKNALRMRPDRIIVGEVRSGEAFDMLQAMNTGHEGSITTVHANSPDDALRRVEAMVIMAGMDLPSHIIREYIVGALDIVIQATRLTDGTRKIVSISEVRKNGDGTHEIKEIFQFKRTGINEKGEILGYFTPTGYVPQCLERLRVFGIDFPESAFRDVQEEVYR from the coding sequence ATGTCGTCTCTATTCGAAAAGCGAAAAGAAAAGTTCGTACAGAAAAAGTCAACATCCTATCATTACGAAAATCATTTGGTAGACGACCTTGTAGAACATTATAAAGCGAGGCTCTTGCGTGATACGAATCTTGAAGCACTCACCCAGCTTTCACAGGGGGAAATGAGGTTGAAGATTGAACAACTCGTATCACAATTCATGTCAGAAGAGAAAGTGATCATTTCCCGGAATGATAAAGAGCTGTTAATAACAAGAATATTGGATGAATCGGTCGGTTTTGGTCCACTTGAGCCATTGATCAATGACGCTTCCATTACTGAAATCCTTATAAATGGCTATCAAGAAGTATACGTGGAACGTTTAGGAAAGCTGGTCCTGTCGGATGTGAAATTCCGGGATGACGATCACGTAAGACATATTGTCGACCGGATAGTGGCGCCGCTTGGAAGACGGATTGATGAAAGCTCGCCGATGGTCGATGCCAGACTGCCAGACGGAAGCCGTGTGAATGCAGTCATATCCCCAATCAGTTTAAATGGTACTTTGGTTTCGATCCGAAAATTCCGTTCGGAGCCGTTCCAAGTGGAAGACCTCCTAAACTTCAATTCATTGAATTCCGTGATGGCAACATTCATGGAGGGGGTCGTCAAAGCCAAGATGAATACACTCATTTCAGGCGGAACGGGTTCTGGTAAAACGACCTTGCTTAATGTGATCGCAGCCTCCATTCCGTTCGGGGAAAGGGTCATCACGATTGAAGACTCAGCGGAGCTTAGGCTGGATCGACCGAATGTCGTTGGAATGGAAGCGAGGCCAGCAAACGTTGAAGGAAAAGGTGAAATTTCCATTAGAAGCCTGGTGAAAAACGCCTTGCGGATGCGTCCTGATCGAATCATTGTCGGTGAGGTTCGAAGCGGGGAAGCATTTGACATGCTGCAGGCAATGAATACCGGCCATGAGGGTTCCATCACCACCGTCCATGCCAACTCTCCGGATGACGCGCTGCGAAGGGTGGAAGCGATGGTGATCATGGCAGGAATGGACCTGCCGAGCCACATTATTCGGGAATATATCGTCGGAGCGCTCGACATCGTCATTCAAGCCACACGATTAACTGATGGAACGAGAAAGATCGTCTCCATTTCTGAAGTAAGGAAGAATGGGGATGGAACCCATGAGATAAAAGAAATCTTTCAGTTTAAACGAACCGGCATAAATGAAAAAGGCGAGATACTCGGATATTTCACACCTACTGGATATGTCCCACAGTGTTTAGAGAGATTAAGGGTATTTGGCATCGATTTTCCAGAATCGGCATTTAGGGACGTTCAAGAGGAGGTCTACCGATGA
- a CDS encoding DUF4234 domain-containing protein has product MEAALKEQGYIQFKKSNVALVVFLTFITLGIYLGYWFLNRKSTFNGIHQKNHIPFKWWWLFTIYLVLSFLFNFIGSAFLTPYGLSFFNSIDTIISFYFLGILYFSVFRVKDLIEEETNEGVFKPWMLVLFHVWYLQYKMNRLEGIGRDSHAA; this is encoded by the coding sequence ATGGAAGCCGCATTAAAAGAGCAAGGATACATTCAATTTAAGAAGTCCAATGTAGCTCTAGTAGTCTTTTTAACGTTTATAACATTGGGAATTTATTTGGGGTATTGGTTTTTGAATAGAAAATCGACTTTCAATGGTATTCATCAAAAAAATCATATACCTTTCAAATGGTGGTGGCTATTCACGATATACCTAGTCCTATCATTCCTATTTAACTTTATTGGAAGTGCATTTTTAACACCTTATGGCCTTTCTTTTTTTAACTCCATCGATACAATCATTTCATTCTACTTCTTAGGAATATTATACTTTTCAGTTTTTAGGGTGAAGGATTTGATTGAAGAGGAGACCAATGAAGGAGTTTTTAAACCGTGGATGCTCGTACTGTTCCATGTATGGTATTTGCAATATAAAATGAATCGACTAGAAGGAATTGGGAGAGATTCGCATGCTGCTTAA
- a CDS encoding type II secretion system F family protein codes for MTIAAVTTAAVLLYLVSLYYFLDYRKEKRDRKKKVTEFYDDGSKRRSFIVILGDRFDCTDTAKPIAEKLSRANIPFTPSEYIGALIVSYMGVMILLQNFFSIRFPINLLVAGLVLEGARRLVFLLRKNLMKQKIAEQLPEICRVLANATRSGMTLNQGIHLVAQEISQPAGGEFKRLSSELSLGIDFSTALKSMEKRIDIREFQLFTATLLIQKKAGGNLFSVLDEMSQTLEERQVLQQEIKTMTAEQRYVSYMVPIIPIFLVLMMNNIIDGFLDPLFSGIGIILLILFLVGIVLTFVLVRKVTNIRV; via the coding sequence ATGACTATAGCAGCTGTAACCACTGCAGCGGTCCTGTTGTATCTTGTTTCACTTTATTATTTCCTCGATTACCGAAAAGAGAAAAGAGATAGAAAGAAGAAGGTTACAGAATTCTATGATGATGGTTCCAAACGAAGAAGCTTCATCGTGATTTTGGGTGATCGATTTGATTGCACTGATACAGCTAAGCCCATTGCAGAAAAGCTATCACGGGCGAATATTCCTTTTACACCTTCCGAGTATATTGGCGCATTGATTGTATCTTATATGGGCGTCATGATCCTCCTCCAAAACTTTTTTAGTATTCGGTTCCCGATCAATTTGCTGGTTGCCGGATTGGTATTGGAGGGAGCGAGGAGATTAGTATTTTTATTGAGAAAGAACCTTATGAAGCAGAAAATCGCTGAGCAATTGCCGGAAATTTGCAGGGTCCTGGCCAACGCAACACGTTCGGGGATGACCTTGAATCAGGGTATCCATCTAGTGGCACAAGAAATCAGCCAGCCTGCAGGCGGGGAATTTAAGCGCTTGTCCAGCGAGCTATCTCTCGGCATCGATTTTTCCACAGCCCTTAAGTCAATGGAAAAAAGAATCGACATAAGGGAATTCCAACTTTTTACAGCGACGTTGTTGATTCAAAAAAAAGCTGGGGGAAATCTCTTTTCGGTTCTCGATGAAATGAGCCAGACCCTCGAGGAGAGGCAAGTCTTGCAGCAGGAAATCAAAACAATGACAGCGGAGCAGCGCTACGTATCTTATATGGTTCCAATCATTCCAATCTTCTTAGTACTAATGATGAATAACATTATTGACGGCTTTTTAGACCCTTTATTCTCTGGAATAGGCATCATTCTCCTCATTCTTTTTTTAGTGGGAATTGTATTAACATTCGTTCTAGTTCGTAAAGTGACAAATATAAGGGTGTGA
- a CDS encoding AAA family ATPase, producing MESKLDILLVSSDEATHNQILNSLDTDESNIGVIPPEDVVREVNRQTRDIIIFIQPENDTAVELIQYIKSVNPSCYVIFLANTSDVTLLRNITKAGAEDFFIFPDELSLFLSRFPTITKNYSLKKHSQDEPSKMGFGRGRGQIFSFYSGNGGTGKSIISSAFAQTLKLESTAEVILIDLNFQFGGIETLLSIDSNRSIADLTPVISELNENHIRNVSNTESHSKMEILISPCDAEVGETLNEEFVAKLLRTCRRSFDYVILDLPSSINNQVVTALEESDKIFYVLTPGTPELKVLKQYEELSVRLGIEIASRMEIVFNQTGKENEVQQKDIKNILRFPIAASIRRDIKGLQPFVNKGEPVRKISKERKLIPFAKDIHKFALSVLK from the coding sequence ATGGAATCGAAATTAGATATTTTATTGGTGAGCAGCGATGAAGCTACTCATAATCAAATATTAAATTCTCTTGATACAGATGAATCAAATATTGGGGTCATCCCCCCGGAAGATGTCGTGAGGGAAGTCAATCGGCAAACGAGGGATATCATCATTTTTATCCAACCTGAAAATGATACGGCTGTTGAATTGATTCAATATATCAAGTCGGTCAATCCTTCATGCTATGTCATATTCTTAGCGAATACGTCTGATGTCACATTGCTTAGAAACATTACGAAGGCAGGGGCAGAGGATTTTTTCATCTTCCCTGATGAACTGTCATTATTTCTTAGTAGATTCCCGACCATCACCAAAAATTATTCATTAAAAAAACATTCCCAGGACGAACCTTCGAAGATGGGCTTCGGAAGAGGAAGAGGACAAATCTTTTCCTTTTACAGCGGGAATGGGGGAACGGGAAAGTCGATCATCTCTTCAGCTTTTGCTCAAACATTGAAGCTGGAGTCCACTGCGGAAGTGATCTTGATCGATTTGAATTTCCAATTCGGCGGCATCGAGACACTATTATCGATTGATTCCAATCGTTCAATTGCCGACTTGACACCCGTTATCAGTGAATTAAACGAAAATCACATTCGAAATGTATCCAATACAGAGAGTCATTCAAAGATGGAAATCTTGATCAGCCCTTGTGACGCAGAGGTCGGGGAAACATTGAACGAAGAGTTTGTCGCCAAATTATTAAGAACGTGCAGAAGATCGTTTGACTATGTCATTCTTGACCTTCCTTCTTCAATCAATAATCAGGTCGTGACAGCTCTCGAAGAATCCGACAAGATTTTCTACGTCTTAACTCCAGGCACCCCAGAGTTAAAGGTCTTGAAACAATATGAGGAGCTATCAGTAAGATTGGGAATTGAAATTGCGTCGAGGATGGAGATTGTTTTTAACCAAACCGGAAAAGAAAACGAAGTTCAGCAAAAAGATATCAAAAATATTTTAAGGTTTCCGATTGCCGCTTCCATCAGAAGGGACATTAAAGGACTGCAGCCCTTTGTGAACAAAGGTGAGCCAGTCAGAAAGATTTCAAAGGAAAGGAAACTGATCCCATTTGCGAAAGATATTCATAAATTCGCGTTGTCTGTCTTGAAATAG
- a CDS encoding type II secretion system F family protein: MDGLIVIFIVLSLAFLGLALRSYYLFFINKKELKADMEEKVFIYNAFEKKATRKEKFISKMFQYADDFSALGQRINFFSEDDDVKKLLTQAGYPYQLTVERFQGLKMFLLVIGAIIGGICLILRLPFSQIAVIIYPMLGFAGTIFWLRGKAKKRQEEISYELPDFLDTMSVTLQAGVGLDQALRDIVPYFSGPIKEEFGRFIQEIDVGVPRAEAYRTLLKRNDSKEFQILIKSLIQGERLGVPISNTFKQQAEEMRKIKKEKIKEKAAKASPKVTLITTFLVMPSALILIGGLMIINMFNQNRSLLDLFK; the protein is encoded by the coding sequence GTGGACGGATTAATTGTCATTTTTATCGTTTTATCATTGGCTTTTTTAGGGCTTGCACTTAGGAGCTATTATCTTTTTTTCATTAATAAAAAAGAGCTGAAAGCCGATATGGAGGAAAAAGTTTTTATATATAATGCTTTTGAGAAAAAAGCGACTCGAAAAGAAAAATTTATCTCGAAGATGTTTCAATACGCAGATGACTTTTCAGCGCTAGGACAGCGAATCAACTTCTTCAGTGAAGATGATGATGTGAAGAAGCTGCTGACCCAGGCAGGCTACCCGTATCAATTGACAGTTGAAAGGTTTCAAGGGTTAAAAATGTTCTTGCTTGTCATTGGTGCCATCATCGGCGGGATCTGTTTAATACTGAGATTACCATTCTCGCAGATAGCGGTCATTATTTATCCTATGTTGGGCTTTGCGGGAACTATTTTCTGGTTGAGGGGCAAGGCCAAAAAAAGGCAAGAGGAAATTTCCTATGAACTACCGGATTTTCTCGATACGATGAGTGTTACGCTGCAAGCGGGCGTTGGACTTGACCAGGCGCTGCGGGACATCGTCCCATATTTTTCAGGGCCCATCAAAGAAGAGTTTGGCCGCTTCATTCAAGAAATTGATGTAGGTGTTCCTCGTGCAGAAGCATATCGGACTCTGTTAAAACGCAATGATAGCAAAGAGTTTCAAATACTCATCAAATCATTGATTCAAGGTGAACGACTGGGAGTCCCGATTTCAAATACATTTAAACAGCAAGCAGAAGAAATGCGGAAAATCAAGAAGGAAAAAATCAAAGAAAAAGCTGCCAAGGCCTCCCCAAAGGTTACCTTGATCACGACCTTTTTGGTCATGCCATCCGCACTTATATTAATTGGTGGCTTAATGATCATTAACATGTTTAACCAAAATAGGAGTTTACTTGATTTATTCAAGTAG